The following DNA comes from Kitasatospora sp. NBC_01287.
GAGCACGTCGACCTCCAGGTTGACCGGCTCGCCCACCGCCTTGGCGCCCAGCGTGGTGAGCGCGAGGGTGGCGGGGATCAGGCTGACGGTGAAGGTGTCGGCGGCCGCCTCGACCACGGTGAGGCTGATGCCGTCCACGGTGATCGAGCCCTTGTCGACCAGGTAGCGCGCGATGCTCGGCGGCAGCGAGAAGCGCAGCACCTCCCAGCGCGGCAGCCCGTCCTCGTCCAACTCGCCCGGGGCGCGGCCCAGCAGGGTGGCGGTGGCGTCGACGTGCCCCTGCACCAGGTGTCCGCCGAGCCGGGCGCCGAGCGCCATCGCGCGCTCCAGGTTGACCCGGGAGCCGGGCCCGAGCGCGCCGAGGCTGGACCTGTTGAGTGTCTCGGCCATCACGTCAGCGCTGAACTCACCGGCGCCCAGCGCGAGTTCCTCAGGGGTGTCGACCACGGTCAGGCAGACGCCGTTGACCGCGATGGAGGCGCCGTGCCGGGCGTCGGAACAGACCACCGGACCGCGCAGGCGGATCCGCGAGGAGTCGCCGAACTCCTCGATGGAGACGACCTCGCCGAGCTCTTCGATGATGCCGGTGAACACCCGGGTTCTCCTCGCGCTAGAGGCGCGGACTCCGGGGCGGCATGACATGGGAAGCTGACCAACGGGCCTACCGGAACGGCGGAGCCGCGCGGAGCCCTCGGACCGCGCGCCCCCTGCAGGAGGACGGCCATCCGCCGACACCGCTCGAACGCGGCTCCCGCCAAGGGGAACCACGGCACCGCTGTCCAACCCGTCGCGCACGCCTCCCATCCGGACTTTAACCGTCGGTCCAGGAATTTCACCTGGTCAACCGGCCGCTGGCTGCGGACGGGTCGCGGACTGTAACCGCCGGTTCGGATTTTCACCGACCCCGGAGTGCGCTGAACGTCACTGCTTACTGCATTGCCGTCATTCTGCCATGATCCGCAAGCGCGGCGGGAGAGGATGGCGCTGTGCTCTGTTTCACTCGGCGGCCGGGAATGCCCGCGACCTCGGGATCCGCGCCTCGGTGGGCGGCAGCCCCGGCACCGGCACGCGCACTGCGTGCAGTCGCCCGGCCGTCGCCCCGGTGGCGCCCGGCGGACGACTGGCAGTGGTGATGTAGAGGGTGCGCAGGTCCGGGCCGCCGAAGGCGCAGCTGGTGGGGTGCGAGACCGGCAGCGGCAGCACCGTGGCCAACCGGCCGTCCGGGGTGTAGCGGTGCAGGGCCGAGCCGTCGAACAGGGCGACCCAGACCGCGCCGGCGGCATCGACCGCCAGACCGTCGGGCCGGCCGGGGGCACTCACCTCGGCGAAGGTGCGTCGGGCGATGGTCGCGCCGAGAGCGCTCGCGGGGGCCGCGCCGATGGCCAGGGCAGGGTCGAGCAGCTCGATCCGGCGGGTGGGAGTGTCGATCCAGTACATCCGACTGCCGTCCGGGCTCCAGCCCAGGCCGTTGGAGATGGTGGCCCCCGCGATGACTTGACGGACCGTCAGATCCTCGTCGAGCCGGAACAGCGCGCCGCGCCCGTCCGGTTCGCCGGACACCATGGTGCCCACCCAGATCCGGCCGGTCGGGTCGGTCTTGGCGTCGTTGCAGCGGTCGGCCGCCCCGAGCGGGATCCGGGCGAGCGTCGCCCCGGTGGCCAGGTCCTCGATCCGGTCGGCCCGGACCACCGCCCACCCGGCGCTGGTGGGCAGCACGGCCGCGACCGGCGGCGGCAGCGCCGTCGAGGAGCCGTCCGTGCTGTGCACCAGCCCGGCCGGGATGTCCACCCAGCGCAGGGTGCCGGTGCGCACGTCCCAGACCGGCCCTTCGCCGAGCAGGCTCACCCGGTCGTCCACGGCTTCGACTCGCGGCGTGCTCATCGGACGCTCACCTCGGGGAGCACCGCGAGCGCGCCGCCGTCGACCGGCAGGCAGACGCCGTTCACATAGCCGGAACCCGGCCCGGCCAGGAACGCCACCACCTCGGCCACCTCCTCCGGCCCCGCCGGCCGCCCCAACGGGTAGCCGGCCAGGATCCGTTCGCGCTCCGCCGGCTCCTGCCAGCGGTGCGCGTTGCGCGCCACGGCCACGAAGCCCGGCTCCACCACGTTGCAGCGCAGGCCCGCCGGCCCCCACTCGACAGCGGCAGCCCTGGCCAGCGCGGCCAGCCCGGCCTTGGCCACCGCGTAGGGCGCCATCCCCGGGACGGCGCCGTGCGCGTGCACCGAGCCGATCAGCACCAGCGAAGCGGGCCGCCCGGCCGCCGCGCGCAGCAGCGCGGCCCCCGCCCGCCAGGCGGAGACCACGGTGGTGTCGAAGACCTGGTGCCAGGCCTCGGCCGTCTGCTCGGCCAGCGGCGCCCGGTGCTCGGCCAGCAGTGCGTGCACCACGGCGAACGGCGGCCGCTCGCAGGCGGCGAAGGCCCGCGCGAGCACCGCCTCGTCGGCGGCGTCGCCGACCACCGCGCGGCAGCCGGGCAGCTCGCGCACCGCCTCGTGCCGGTCGACCGCGACCACCTGCGCCCCGCCCTCGGCCAGCCGCTCCGCACAGGCCCGCCCGATCCCGCCGGCAGCTCCGAGCACGATCGCGGACCCGCCGGCGAGGGGTGGGTGAGTACTGGGCACGGGCGGCCTCCTCAGGCTCCGGGCGTCAATTTCCCAGAGATAGTTTCTCGGAGAAGTATCAGCCGCCGTCAACACCCCCACGGCTCACGTACGCGGCTCACCTCGCGGCTCACCCGCCGGCCGCCCGCTCGCGTGCCCTGGCGTAGCGCTCGGCCAGCGGGCCGTAGGTCAACCCGTGCAGGACCAGGCTCATCAGCACGGTCATCGTCATCACCTGGCCGATCAGGTCGGCGGCGTGCGGGTCGGCCGGGGTCAGCGCGATGAAGGCGAGCAGGCCGAAGACGATGGAGGCCAGCCCGCGCGGCCCGAGCCAGGCCAGCAGCAGGCGGTCGGCCCGGCTCAGGCCGCTGCCCAGCAGGCTGAGCAGCACCGGGCCGATCCGCACCACGGTCAGCGACAGGAACGCGTAGGCCACCACCCGGCCGTCGAAGTCGCCGGTGAACGCCTGGGTGACGACCTCCCCGAAGACGAACCAGAGCGCGAGCGAGAGCAGCGTCCCGGTGTCCTCGACCAGGTGCAGCGTCCTGGCCGGCAGCGCCCGGGAGTACGGCGTGAAACCGAGCCCGGCCACGAAGGCCGCGACGAAGCCGTTGCCGTCCAGCACGATCGCCAGCGCGTAGGCCATCAGGGGCAGCGCGACGATACCCAGCCGAACGGCGGCGGGCCTGGTCCAGCCCGCCCGCCAGGCCCGCCGCAGCAGCCAGCCGGCGGGGCGGCCGACCAGGACGCCGGCGACCACCGCCCAGAGCAGCGCGTTGACCGCCGCCCCCAGCGGATCGTCGGCCGCCTCCGGGACCCCGCCGTGCGCCTCGGCACCCGCCAGGCAGAGCAGGAAGACCGGGGCGACGATGCCGTCGTTCAGCCCGCTCTCCACCGTGAGCACCCCGCGCAGCCAGGACGGCAGACGGGCGTCGCGGATCAGCTCGGCGGCCGGGGCCAGGTCGATCGGCACCGTCACCGAGGTGAACAGCGCGGCCAGCCACCAGTGGTCCGCCGGGAAGAGCAGGCCGCCCACCAGCAGCCCGGCACCCAGGGTCAGCGGCAGGGCGAGGACCAGCAGCCGGGCCAGCAGCCCGCGCTGCTCATGGATGGCACCGGCCGGCACCGCGGTGGCGTCGACGAAGAGCAGGATCGCGAGGATGATCTCCACGGCCCGCTCGGCCTGCGAGGTGCCCAGACTGATCCGGACCACCGGATGCGGGCCGACGGTCAGCGCCACTCCCGCGGCCGTCATCGCGACCGGCGCCGTGATGCTCCAGTGCGCCAGCCGGTCGGCCACCAGGGCCCAGGCGAAGAGCGTTGCCATGCTGACGACCAGCGCGATCACGCACGAACCTGTCTTCCCCCGGTGCGTGACCGGTCGGCTGCGGAGTGATCCCGATGGTAGGGCTCCGGGCACCGGGCGGAGCGGTCTGACGCTCCGTCGCGGGCCGGACCACGCGTTCAGCCCCGCGCCCGACCCACGACGTCCGCGCTCCGCGCGGTGGCGGTTTCGCCGCAGCACCATCACGACCTGATCACAAGCTGACGCATGGTCAGCCCGAGCTGGCAGGCTGACGCGTCGCCACGCTCCCACTCTTCGCACCGAGGACCGCCATGCCCGACAGCTTCCCCACCCCGCCCGGCTGGAGCCGGCCGCTGCAGCCCGCCGCACCGCGCCGACCGCGCAAGGGCCTCAAGATCGCCGGGATCGGCTGCGGAATACCCGTGGGCCTCTTCGTCCTGGCCGGCGTCGTCAGTGCCGTCGTCTCTCCGCAGAAGGAGACGGTGACGACAGCCGGAGCGACGACGACTGCGACGCACTCGGTCTCTCCCACGCCGACCGCCTCGCCGACCGCCTCGCCCGCCTCCTCGCTCATCGCCGCACCGGCCCAGGCGCCGACGCTCCCCCCGACGCCCGCGCAGACCGCTCCGGCGGCCCCGGCCGCGAACACTCCCGCCGCTCCCACAGCTCCCGCCGCCGGCACCCCGGCGGCCCGGCCGACGCCCGCGGCCACCCGCACCCCCTCCCCCGCCGCGAAGCCCACACCCGCCCGGCCAACCACGGCGGCGCAGCCCCCCGCCGACCAGCCGCAACCGCCGCAGCAAGCGGAACCACCGGCCACCCCCGCCGCGCCGGCCGCGCCGGCCGCGCCGGCCGGGGTGCTCCTGTCACCGAGCGGCAACTACTACCGTGCCGGGGAGTTCTGCCCGAAGGCCGATCTCGGGAAGTCGACCGTGGAGAGCGACGGCACCAGCATCACCTGCGTCACCGAGAGCGGCGGCCTGCACTGGCACTACTGACCGGCACCACTGACCGGCACCACTGATCCGGCTCGGCCCCGCGTGATCCGGGTCAGCCCCGCACCGCCGAGCCGTCCGCGTTCGCGGCCGGGGAGAGCGCCGCGGGCGGTGCGGAGGTCAGCGTGGCGGCCCCCGTCCCGGTCGAGTGGCCGCCGGTCGGCGGCCCGCTGCTGCTCGGCGGCGCCGAGGAGGCCGCCGAGCTCGCGGCCGACGTCGCGGCCGAGGCCGAGCTCGCCGCTCCGGTGGCCGTCGCGGTGGCCGGCCCGGTGCCGGAGGCCGTCGAGGTGGCGGTCGCCGTCGCCGTCCGCCCGCCGGAGGCCGAGGCCGAGCCGCTCGCGGCGCCCGTCGGCGCGGTGGTGGCCCGGTCACCGGCTCCGGTGCCGCCGACCGGCCGGGTGAACCAGTGGCCGCTGCCCTGGTCGACCAGGACCAGCGAGCCGACCGGGGCCGGGGCGGGCTGCACCTCCACGACCTGGGTGGCGCTGAAGCCGGACCAAGCGTCACCGGTGTACTGCGGCGACGCGCTGTCGGCCGTCGGCGGCAGCAGGGGGTTGCCGCAGGCGCAGCGGGCCCGCGGCACGCCGCGGTCGTCGACCAGCACCGCGGTACCGGCCTGGAGCACCGACTGGTAGCTGGTGGCGGCGCCGCCCGCGAAGCCGTGGTTGGTCACCCGGGTGTCGACCCGCAGCACGACCGGGGTGAGCGTGTGCAGGTAGGCGGGGATCTGTCCGATGTCGATGCCCTCGACGCCGGCCCAGGCGTTCCCCTTGTCGGGGTGGGTGGTGAGGAACTCGGAGAGCTGGGCGACATCGCAGCTGGCGACCTGCTCGGTGCCGCCGTAGAGGCCGACCGTGCCACCGCTCACGTTCTGCGCGCCGCCCGGCCCGGCGGAGACGGTGATGGTCCCGGGCGCGGGGCCGGAGGCGGCGCCCGGGGAGCCGCCGGACGGGCCCGCCGAGGGTGAGGCGGCGACCGAAGTGGTGTACGGGTCCTGCCCGGGAGCGGCCGCCGCCACCAGGGTCACCTTCGATCCCGGCGACGAGGGTGCCGACGCCGACACGGTGGGGCTGCTCGACTTGGGCTGGCGCTCCACCAGGATCACCGCCAGCACCACCGCGACCACCACCACGCCGACGGCCACCGCGATCATGCGCGGCCGCCGCCACCACGGCGGGCGGGGCCCGGAGCCCGCGGCGCCCACCACGGTACGGGCGGGGGGCGGTGGCGGCGGCGGGACGGCGCCCTGAGCGCCGGGCCCCGACGGCGGCGGCCCGGCGGGCGGCGCCGAGGACGGGCCGGGCGGTGGCTCGGCGCCAGAGCCTGCCCCCGAACCCGAACCCGAACCCGATGAACCGGGGCCGGTGCCAGGACCGGAACCCGGAGCGGTGTCCGCTCCCGAACCCGCTCCTGACCCAGGGCCCGGCGGTCGCCCGGCCGGTCCGGCACCGGAGGCGCCCGAATCCCCCGCCAGCGGCCCGGACGGCGGCCCGGCGGGCGAGGCCGGCTCGGTCGGGCGGTCCGGTCGGCTCGAACCCTGCGACGGGTCCGGCGCGTCCGAGCCGCGCGGCGCGGCGGCCTCGGTCGGCCGATCCGGCTGGCTCGGCTGGTCCGGCTGGTCCGGCTGGTCCGGCTGGTCTGACGGGGTTTCGGAGCTCACCCGCCATTCTCTGTGCGACGGCGGCGGCACCCGCAACCGCTGCTGCGGTGAACGGCTCACGGACCGTCAGGCGTCAGGCGTCAGGCTCGTCCGGCTCGTCCGGCGTCAGGAAGACCGGTGCCGCCCACGCGGGCGGGCGCGGCACCGGGCGGACCGGCCTGGCCCCGCCCTCCCCCGCGCGCCGCAGGGCCGTGACGAACTCCATGCAGCTGCCGTACCGCGCCTGCGGCTGTTTGGCCAGCGCCCGTCCCAGCACCGCGTCCACCTCGGTGCTGATCCCGGTCGGGGGCGGCGGGTCGTGCAGGTGGGCCCAGACCAGCGCCAGGTCGTCGTCCCGGCGGAACGGCGGCGCCCCGGTGAGCGCCTCCTGCACCACGCAGGCCAGGCCGTAGACGTCGCAGCGCCCGTCCACCGGCTTGCCCTCGATCTGCTCGGGCGCGATGTAGTCGACAGTGCCGACGAACTGGCCGACCGTGGTGAAACCGGTCAGCGAGAGCGACTTCTTGGTCAGTCCGAAGTCGGTCAGGTAGAGGTGCTCGGGGTGCTCGGGGTCGGTGCCCTCGGCGACCAGGATGTTGCCCGGCTTCACATCGCGGTGGACCAGGTCGTGGGCGTGCGCGGCGTCCAGCGCGGAGGCCACCTGGGCGAAGAGCCGGGCCGCTCTGGGCACCGGGAGCGGCCCCTCGCGGTCGAGCAGGGCGCGCAGGTCCAGGCCCCGGACGTAGCGCATCGCGATGAAGAGCACCCCCTGCGCCTCGCCGGCCTCGAAGACCGGGACGATGTGCGGGTGGTCGATGGAGGCGGCGATCCGCGACTCGTGCTCGAAGCGGCGGCGGAAGACGTCGTTGCGGGCCAGTTCAGGAGCCAGCACCTTGATCGCGACAGTACGCCCGAGCCGCAGGTCCAGCGCCCGGTAGACCACGGCCATCCCGCCGCGCCCGAGCTCGTGCTCCAGGCGGTATCCGGCGATCTCCTGCCCGGCCAGGTCCGAGGGCATCGCGGACATCGGCGGCCGTCACCGCTCGGCCTGCGGGTCGGTGGCGTAGCCGCGCAACCGGGTCCCGTCGCAGTAGTACCAGCGGTGCTCGGCGAGGTCGAGCAGCCAGGCCTCGGTGCCGGCCACCACTGCGCCGATCCGCAGGCCGGCGGCTCGCTCCGCGAAGGCGCCCAGGGTCAGCCGCCCGGCAGCCAGGTCGTCGAGCAGCACGCGGTAGTCGGCCAGGGCCCGCTCCAGGCGGGCCAGCAGCGGACGCGGGTCCTCACCGGCCAGCAGCTCGGCCGGGTCCGGGCCGCGCGGCAGGGTGACCAGCAGCCGCCCGTCCAGCCAGGTGGCCCACCCGTTGGCGCAGACCACCCGGGCCCAGTCCCCCACGGTCTCGGCGAGCCGGACCGGGAGCAGCGGGTCGAGCCGGGCGGCGGGCCGGGCCGGGTCGGGGGCCACCCAACTGGGCAGCCCGCCGGGCGGTATCACATGGGTCGGTTCGAACCCCTCGGTGGCGGCCCCGATCACCGCCGCATCACCGCCGGCTCGTGGCGGCGCAGCAACCGCAGCACCAGCAGGCCGAAGACGAGGCTGAGGACCAGCAGCATCCCCATGTCCAGCAGCCAGACCCCGGCGCTGTGCCGGAAGAGCGGGTCGGCGGTCAGCGTGCCCGGCACCAGGGCGGGCAGGTCGACGGTGGCGGCCATCGCGGCGAGCGCCCAGCGGGAGGGGACCAGCCAGGAGAGCTGGTCGAGCCCGGGCACGCCGTTCAACCGCAGCAGGGCGCCGCAGAAGACCACCTGCACGATGGCCAGCAGCACCAGCAGCGGCATGGTCACCTCCTCCTTGCGGACCAGGGCGGAGATGAGCAGGCCGAGCATCATCGCGGTGAAGGAGAGCACCGCGACGGAGAGGGCGATCTCGATCAGCGGCGGCATCAGCACCCCGCCGCCGGCCGGCCGCAGCTTGACGCCGGCCAGGCCGACCACGGTGAGCACCACCGCCTGCACCACCGTCACCGTGCCGAGCACCACCACCTTGGAGCAGAGGTAGGCCGAGCGGGACAGGCCGACCGCGCGTTCGCGCTGGTAGATGGCCCGCTCCTTGACCAGCTCGCGCACCGCGTTGGCCGCGCCGGTGAGCACCCCGCCGACGCAGAGCAGCAGCAGGGCGTTGAGCGCGCTGTTCTGGGTGAGCTTGCCGCCCGCCAGGGCGCGGGTCATCGCACCCATCACGAAGGGCAGCGCGATCATGATCGCCAGGAAGGTCCGGTCGGCGGTCAGCGCGGTGGCGTAGCGGCGGACCAGGGTGCCGACCTGGTGGTGCCAGCGCTGCGGGGTGGGCGACTTGAGCATGGGCCGCTCGGCCGGGGGTGCGGCGGCCGGGTACCCGACGGCGGCGTGGTCACCCGGTCCGGCGGGCCGGCTGCCCGGTCCGGCGGGCTGCGCGGGGCTGATGGGCCGGACGGGGCCGGCCGGCTGGACGGGGCCGGCCGGTTGGATCGGGCCCGCCGGCTGGGCGAGGTAGCGGCGGTAAGGCGTGGAGGCGCGGTACTGGCCGGCCCAGTCGCGGTCCGGCTCGGTCTCGAACGCCTCGAAGGCCTCGGGCCACTGCCGGTAGCCGAGGTAGGGCAGGGTCTCCTCCGGCGGACCGTAGTAGGCGGTGCGCCCGCCGGGGGCGAGCAGCAGCAGCCGGTCGCAGAGGTCCAGGCTGAGCACGCTGTGGGTGACCACGATGACGGTGCGCCCGTCGTCGGCCAGCGCGCGCAGCATGTGCATCACCGAGCGGTCCATGCCGGGGTCAAGGCCCGAGGTGGGCTCGTCCAGGAAGAGCAGCGAGGGCTTGGTGAGCAGTTCGAGGGCGACGCTGACGCGTTTGCGCTGGCCGCCGGAGAGGCTGGAGATGACCAGGTCCGCACGCTGCTCCAGGCCGAGTTCGCCGAGCACCTCGGCGATCCGGGCCTCGCGCTCGGCGGGTGCGGTGTCGCCGGGGAACCGTAGTTCGGCCGCGTAGCCGAGGGCTCGGCGCACCGTGAGCTGGGTGTGCAGGATGTCGTCCTGCGGCACCAGCCCGATCCGGCGGCGCAGTTCGGCGTAGTCGCGGTACAGGTCGCGGCCGTCGTAGCGGACGCTGCCCTCGTCGGCGGGGCGCAGGCCGGTGAGCGCGTTGAGCAGCGTGGACTTGCCCGCGCCGCTCGGTCCGGCGACCGCGAGCAGGCACTTCTCGCCGACCGGGAAGCTGATGCCGTCCAGCAGGGTGCGGCCCTCACCGGTGCGGACCCGCAGGTCCTGCACGTCGAGGCTGACCTCGCCGGTGTCGGCGAACTCCTGCAACTCGCCGTCGACCAGGCAGAACACGGAGTGGCCGATGCCGACCAGGTCGCCGGGGCCGACCTCGGCCCGCAGCACCGGCTGGCCGTTGAGGTAGGTGCCGTTGTGGCTGCCGAGGTCGACGATCTCGTACCGGCCGTCGGCGGGCGTGCGCAGTTCGGCGTGGTGCCGGGAGACCTCCAGGTCCTCGATCACCAGGTCGTTGCCGAGCGCGCGGCCGATGTGCACCGTGCGGGCGCTCAGCGGGTGCACGCTGGTGGGCGGACGGTAGGAGCCGGTGATGGCGGTCAGCGCGGTCGGCCGTGGTCCCGGGCGGGCCCGCCGCGCGGGCTCGGGGGCGGCGGGCACCGGGGCCAACTCCACCTGAGGGCCGTCGCCCGGGCTGCCGAACCGGACCACGCTGCCGGCGCTGACGTCGAGATGGCCGATCCGGTGGCCCGCGACGTAGGTGCCGTTGGTGCTGTGCAGGTCGTCCAGGACCCAGTGGGTGCCATCGGCGTGCAGAACGGCGTGGTGCCAGGAGACCCGGGGATCGGCGAGCGGGATCTCGCTGACCGGATCACGGCCCACACGGTACGAGCGGCTCGGGCTGAGGAGCTGCGAGTCGCCGGCGGTCTGCAGGACCAGCTGCGGCGCGGTGGGCGCGACCTGTCGCTCTCCCATACACCGACCTTAGCCCGGGAGGTGGGCGGCAGCGATCGGTGGCGGGTCCTCGGGCGGTGGGGCCTCGGGCGGTGGGTGCGCGGGCGGTGGGTGCGCGAGCGGGGGCGTGAGCGGTGGGGGCGATGGGGGCGGGGGCGGTGGGAGGGGGGTCGGTGGGAGGGGGGTCGGGTCGTTCGGGCTGGGTGGGCTCGATGGGCTGCGTGGGCTGCGTGGGCTGAGTGGCAGGCTGAACCGCACCTCGAAGCCGCCCGTGGCCAGCGGCCCGGCCCGCAGCTCGCCGCCGTAGAGGTTGACCCGCTCGCGCATCCCGATCAGCCCGTGGCCACCGCCGGGCAGCGCCGGACCGGTGGTGCCGGTGGTGCCGGCAGCACCGGCCGCGGACTCCGGTCGGCCGCCGCAGTCGGTGACCTGGGCGGTCAGTTCGTCCTTCCCGTAGTGCACGGCCAGCAGCAGCCGGGTGGCGCCCGCGTGCTTGAGCACGTTGGTCAGCGCTTCCTGGATGACCCGGTACGCGCACAGCTCGATCCCCGGGGGCAGCGGCCGCTGCTCGCCGGTGATCCGCAACTCGGCCTGGATCCCGGCCACCTCGACGCGCTCCAGCAGTTCGCCGAGCCTGACCAGGCCGGGCGGCGGACGGAGCGGGGCACCCGGCGGCTCGGCGGTGCCGCCGATCGGCAGCCTCAGCACCTGGAGCAGGCTGCGCATCTCCTCCAGCGTCTCGCGGCTGGTCGCCGCGATGGTGCGCAGCGCGCCCCGGGCGGTGGGCGGGTCGGCCTCGAAGACGTAGTCGGCGAGGCCCGCCTGCACCGACATCACGGAGAGGTGGTGGGCGACCACGTCGTGCAGCTCGCGCGCGATCCGCAACCGCTCCTGGGTGACCGCGTGTTCCGCCCTGGCTTGCTGCTCCGCCGCCAGCTGCCGGGCGAGATCGGCCAGTTGGCGGTTGCGTTCGCGCAGCTGGCGGTCGTGGCGGCCGAACCACCCGAGGATCGTGGGGGTGGCCAGCGCCTGGGCGAGCACGGTGGGGAAGGAATCGGCGGCCGGAGGAAGCCCGGCCACGATCCAGTCGGCCGCCATGACCGCGCCCGCGGCGAGGCCCATCCGGCCACCGCGGAACACCACCACGGTGTAGAAGGCGAGCATGGTCGGGTAGGTGCCGACCACCGGCCAGAACCCCTCGGCGATGTAGCCGAGCCAGCACGCCTGGCCGACCAGCAGCACCGTCATCGGCAGCCGGCGCCGGAACACCAGGACGCCGTTGAACGCGTAGGTCAGCAGCTGCCCGTCGAGGTCCATCGGCCGCCAGCCGTTCGGCGGCACCTGGCGGCCGAGCAACACACTGCAGAGGGTGACGCCGACGACCAGCGCGACGTCGATCACCCACGGCCGCCAGCGTGTCCAGCGCTCGCCGACCACCGTGCCTGTCACCCCACCGCCCCTCTCCCAGGCCCCGTGGCTCCTCGGGCCCCGGCCACTCCCCGAGCCCCGAGGCCGAACCCGCGCACTCCGGCGAACCCTAGCCAGAACGCCGGGTGGCGGCATCCACCGTGAGGTGGGGATCCGGCTACCGCAGCGGGTTGAGGCGGCGCGAGCGGTTTGAGACGGTGCGAGCGGGTGACAGGGAGATGATGGGGCGTCACCCTTTGTGCTAGCTTCGTCACAGAGCGCGCGCACCGGGCTCAACCTCCCCTTCCGCACCACGAGGACCGACGAGGCCCGATGCCACGGATCAGCACGAACCGCCCGTTACTGCGCCGACCGGGCAACGCCGTCGGGGCCACCGGCCCGCTCGCCGGAGTGCGGCTGGTGGCGGCCGGCGAGGGCGCCGCTGTCGAGCTGGCGACTCGTCAACTCTGGACATTGGGTTGCCAGTTGGGTCCTCACGCAGCCCTGGCAGAAGGTGCCGGGAGGCTGGCGCTCGGCAGCCTGAGTTGCGCGATCGACTGGGCCGGGCCGGTGGCGCTGCCGCTGCGTGACGAGGCCGGCGTCCAGGCGGCCTGCGGCATCGCGCAGGTGCACGGTCGGCGCCACGGCGGCCCGCTGCCGCTCGGGATCGACTACGCGAGCGCGGTGGCCGGCGTGCTGGCCGTACAGGGGCTGCTGGCCGCACGGTTCG
Coding sequences within:
- a CDS encoding sensor histidine kinase, producing the protein MTGTVVGERWTRWRPWVIDVALVVGVTLCSVLLGRQVPPNGWRPMDLDGQLLTYAFNGVLVFRRRLPMTVLLVGQACWLGYIAEGFWPVVGTYPTMLAFYTVVVFRGGRMGLAAGAVMAADWIVAGLPPAADSFPTVLAQALATPTILGWFGRHDRQLRERNRQLADLARQLAAEQQARAEHAVTQERLRIARELHDVVAHHLSVMSVQAGLADYVFEADPPTARGALRTIAATSRETLEEMRSLLQVLRLPIGGTAEPPGAPLRPPPGLVRLGELLERVEVAGIQAELRITGEQRPLPPGIELCAYRVIQEALTNVLKHAGATRLLLAVHYGKDELTAQVTDCGGRPESAAGAAGTTGTTGPALPGGGHGLIGMRERVNLYGGELRAGPLATGGFEVRFSLPLSPRSPRSPSSPPSPNDPTPLPPTPLPPPPPPSPPPLTPPLAHPPPAHPPPEAPPPEDPPPIAAAHLPG